Proteins encoded in a region of the Sphingomonas sp. OV641 genome:
- a CDS encoding YgcG family protein, with protein MSAPLAEDRAHGGGQTPPLRLWLAALLAAASLLLSPFAIGTADAQTFPKLTGFVVDAAEILPPQVEAQLTQQLDAVQRDTKRQLIVATVPSLQDYPIEEYGYRLGRAWGVGLKDVNNGAILLVAPNERKVRVEVGYGLEPILTDALSSVIINQQILPRFKSGDLPGGVVAGAQALEAQLRASPEEAQARLDAAIKEIDGAQAGQRRSGGGFPLGLVFWGMIALFVLLSLGRRGSAKGRRYRGDSGLSSVILWNIAANVASAAINSSDDDDSWGGGGGWGGGSGGGGGGWGGGGFSGGGGGSFGGGGASGSW; from the coding sequence ATGTCCGCACCGCTTGCTGAAGACAGGGCGCATGGTGGCGGCCAGACGCCGCCGCTTCGGCTCTGGCTCGCTGCCCTGCTGGCGGCGGCGTCGCTGCTCCTGTCGCCGTTCGCCATCGGTACGGCAGATGCGCAGACATTTCCCAAGCTGACCGGCTTTGTCGTGGACGCCGCCGAGATACTGCCGCCGCAGGTGGAAGCGCAGCTCACCCAGCAGCTCGATGCGGTTCAACGGGACACCAAGCGACAATTGATCGTCGCAACCGTGCCGAGCCTGCAGGACTATCCGATCGAGGAATATGGCTACAGGCTGGGCCGGGCCTGGGGCGTGGGCCTGAAGGACGTCAACAACGGCGCCATCCTTCTTGTCGCACCCAACGAGCGAAAGGTGCGCGTGGAGGTCGGCTACGGCCTGGAACCGATCCTGACGGACGCTTTGTCGAGCGTGATCATCAACCAGCAGATACTACCCCGTTTCAAATCCGGAGATCTGCCGGGCGGCGTGGTTGCCGGCGCTCAGGCGCTTGAGGCGCAACTGCGCGCTTCGCCCGAGGAAGCCCAGGCCAGGCTGGATGCCGCGATCAAGGAAATTGACGGCGCGCAGGCGGGCCAGCGTCGCAGTGGCGGGGGCTTCCCGCTTGGTCTCGTTTTTTGGGGCATGATCGCGCTTTTCGTTCTCCTGTCGCTGGGCCGCCGCGGCAGCGCCAAGGGCCGGCGTTACCGGGGCGATAGCGGGCTAAGCTCGGTGATCCTGTGGAACATCGCCGCGAATGTCGCGAGCGCCGCGATCAACAGCAGCGACGACGATGACAGCTGGGGCGGCGGCGGTGGCTGGGGCGGAGGATCCGGCGGCGGCGGCGGCGGCTGGGGCGGCGGCGGTTTCTCGGGCGGCGGTGGTGGCTCGTTCGGAGGCGGCGGCGCCTCGGGGAGCTGGTGA
- a CDS encoding LemA family protein: MRSRPVVLLALSASLASCGINSVPTAEENAKARWADVQNQYQRRADLIPNLVATVKAAGAQEKDVLTEVTQARASATQIQVSGDDLADPAKMQAYQRAQAGLTLSLQRLQEAYPELKSQANYTTLMSQLEGTENRITIARNDYNTAVQSYNTRIRTFPDAIGARIFYGAKPMVPFQATTPGAEAAPKVDFGG, from the coding sequence ATGAGATCGCGCCCTGTCGTCCTCCTCGCTCTGTCCGCCAGCCTTGCCAGCTGCGGGATCAACAGCGTTCCGACAGCGGAAGAGAATGCCAAGGCGCGCTGGGCCGATGTGCAGAACCAGTATCAGCGCCGGGCGGACCTGATTCCCAATCTGGTCGCGACCGTGAAGGCCGCGGGCGCCCAGGAGAAGGACGTGCTGACCGAGGTCACACAGGCCCGCGCCTCCGCGACCCAGATCCAGGTTTCCGGTGACGATCTGGCCGATCCAGCCAAGATGCAGGCGTATCAACGCGCGCAGGCGGGCCTGACATTGTCGCTGCAGCGGCTGCAGGAGGCGTATCCGGAACTCAAGAGCCAGGCGAACTACACAACGCTGATGAGCCAGCTGGAAGGTACGGAAAACCGCATCACCATCGCGCGCAACGATTACAATACGGCGGTGCAATCCTATAACACGCGCATCCGCACCTTCCCTGACGCGATTGGCGCCCGCATCTTTTATGGCGCCAAGCCGATGGTGCCGTTCCAGGCGACCACGCCCGGAGCCGAAGCTGCGCCAAAGGTGGATTTCGGCGGCTGA
- the recJ gene encoding single-stranded-DNA-specific exonuclease RecJ, whose product MMHVLGVERSILGQPWRWRATAADNLAPHDLVTQLLLARGCSPETLEDHRSPSIRAFMPDPSIFRDMDAAADRLADAVQRAESIAIFGDYDVDGATSAALMILLLRQLGIEARGYIPDRVAEGYGPSAAAMTRLAREGASLIVTVDCGAQAFDALAAAHAAPVDVIVVDHHQCASELPVAHAVVNPNRLDEAEGAAHGHLAAVGVAFLLGAALLRSLRRRGFFTNRAEPKLIELLDLVALGTVADVAQLRGLNRAFVAQGLKVMAGRRNPGLAALIEASRLTRAPTASDLGFALGPRINAGGRVGRADLGLRLLTTQDVAEAKNIAAELDRLNEERRAIEATVQVEAEAMYASGRRVTVVAGHAWHPGVIGIVAGRLKEKLGQPAIVIAVDENGIGKGSGRSIPGVDLGQAVLAAKVAGLVVAGGGHAMAAGLTIMADQVPSFADFLEELLADRVTAAVADRALLVDSIHAPGGVTPDLVTAMETGGPYGVGWPSPRVAIGPVRPVRVDVVGNGHIRAIVAGDDGRSLKAMAFRSAETALGAALLGAAPHRKLWLAGRPKIDDWSQRPAAELHIDDAAWAD is encoded by the coding sequence ATGATGCACGTCCTTGGCGTGGAACGGTCGATCCTGGGCCAGCCATGGCGATGGCGCGCCACCGCCGCCGACAATCTCGCGCCGCACGATCTCGTCACGCAGCTGCTGCTTGCCCGCGGCTGCTCACCCGAGACGCTCGAGGATCATCGCAGCCCGTCGATCCGGGCGTTCATGCCGGACCCTTCGATTTTTCGGGACATGGATGCCGCCGCGGACCGGCTGGCGGACGCGGTGCAGCGTGCGGAGAGCATCGCGATCTTCGGCGACTACGATGTGGACGGGGCGACTTCCGCCGCGCTGATGATCCTGCTTCTGCGCCAACTCGGGATCGAGGCGCGCGGCTACATCCCGGATCGCGTGGCCGAAGGCTATGGTCCTAGCGCGGCGGCGATGACGCGACTGGCGCGGGAAGGGGCCTCGCTGATCGTCACGGTCGATTGCGGCGCTCAGGCGTTCGATGCCCTGGCGGCGGCGCATGCGGCGCCGGTCGACGTGATCGTCGTCGATCATCACCAATGCGCCAGCGAACTGCCGGTGGCACATGCAGTGGTGAACCCCAATCGCCTTGATGAGGCGGAAGGGGCAGCCCACGGCCATCTGGCGGCCGTCGGCGTCGCTTTCCTGCTCGGCGCGGCGTTGCTTCGTTCGCTGCGCCGCCGGGGGTTCTTCACGAACCGGGCGGAACCGAAGTTGATCGAGCTTCTCGATCTGGTCGCGTTGGGAACGGTGGCGGATGTCGCCCAGCTGCGCGGCCTGAATCGCGCCTTCGTCGCCCAGGGGCTGAAGGTCATGGCTGGCCGGCGCAACCCTGGTCTTGCCGCCTTGATCGAGGCGTCGCGCCTGACGCGGGCGCCTACCGCCAGCGACCTTGGCTTTGCGCTTGGACCCCGCATCAACGCCGGCGGTCGGGTCGGGCGAGCCGATCTCGGCCTGCGTCTGCTCACGACGCAGGATGTGGCGGAGGCGAAAAACATCGCCGCCGAGCTTGACCGCCTGAACGAGGAGCGGCGCGCGATTGAGGCCACCGTCCAGGTGGAGGCGGAAGCCATGTACGCCTCTGGTCGCCGTGTGACCGTTGTCGCCGGTCACGCCTGGCATCCGGGCGTCATCGGGATCGTCGCAGGGCGGCTGAAGGAAAAACTCGGTCAGCCCGCCATCGTCATCGCCGTGGATGAAAATGGCATCGGCAAGGGTTCAGGCAGGTCGATCCCGGGTGTGGATCTGGGGCAGGCAGTTCTGGCCGCCAAGGTTGCGGGACTGGTGGTCGCAGGCGGGGGACATGCCATGGCGGCAGGCTTGACGATCATGGCGGACCAGGTGCCTTCCTTTGCCGACTTCCTCGAGGAGCTGTTGGCGGATCGGGTCACGGCAGCGGTGGCCGACCGGGCGCTGTTGGTGGATTCGATCCATGCGCCTGGCGGAGTCACGCCCGATCTGGTCACGGCGATGGAGACGGGTGGCCCTTACGGCGTCGGCTGGCCCAGTCCGCGGGTCGCGATCGGGCCAGTGCGCCCGGTCCGTGTCGACGTGGTCGGCAATGGCCATATTCGCGCGATCGTGGCCGGTGATGACGGGCGCAGCCTGAAAGCGATGGCGTTCCGGTCGGCGGAAACAGCGCTGGGCGCCGCGCTGCTCGGCGCTGCCCCGCACCGCAAGCTCTGGCTCGCCGGTCGCCCGAAGATCGATGATTGGTCGCAGCGCCCGGCGGCCGAGCTCCACATCGA
- a CDS encoding 2OG-Fe(II) oxygenase yields the protein MAITSVPGHPSEHRARIGSSVAARLEADPRAVRLPTEQAAAWKIPAYLDVANCKRLVAMIDANRRPSTLLSDHGDTTFRTSESCDMNRRSPEIQPIDEGLAHLLGLDPLWGETMQGQRYAPGQYFKAHHDYFHEGESYWPSMKASGGQRVWTAMIFLNDVEEGGATWFPQAGVRVKPKRGTLLAWNNMNPDGSPNTATLHEGTAVSEGVKYIITKWFREAPWTPGA from the coding sequence ATGGCGATCACCAGCGTTCCCGGTCATCCTTCAGAGCATCGCGCCCGCATCGGCAGCTCCGTTGCCGCTCGGCTGGAGGCGGATCCACGCGCCGTGCGCCTTCCCACCGAACAGGCTGCCGCCTGGAAGATTCCGGCCTATCTCGACGTGGCCAACTGCAAGCGGCTGGTGGCGATGATCGATGCCAACCGTCGACCTTCCACGCTTCTGTCGGATCACGGCGACACCACGTTCCGGACGTCGGAGAGCTGCGACATGAACCGCCGCTCGCCCGAGATCCAGCCAATCGACGAGGGGCTGGCCCATCTCCTCGGGCTCGATCCCCTTTGGGGGGAGACGATGCAGGGGCAGCGCTATGCGCCCGGGCAGTATTTCAAGGCGCATCACGATTACTTCCACGAGGGCGAAAGCTACTGGCCCTCGATGAAGGCGTCTGGCGGGCAGCGGGTCTGGACCGCGATGATCTTCCTCAACGACGTGGAGGAGGGCGGCGCGACCTGGTTCCCTCAGGCGGGCGTTCGGGTGAAGCCGAAGCGGGGTACGCTGCTCGCGTGGAACAACATGAACCCGGACGGCAGCCCGAACACCGCCACGCTGCATGAAGGTACGGCAGTGTCCGAAGGCGTGAAATACATCATCACCAAATGGTTTCGCGAAGCGCCCTGGACGCCGGGAGCATAG
- a CDS encoding TPM domain-containing protein yields the protein MRLSQEDHAKVTAAVAAAEQATNGEIVTIVARRSDAYHDVGLHWAILAMLLVLALLATFPSAVDAVHLLTGGSWNEHVSTATALTVATILSVVAFLLVRYLLALPTLRMALTPGATKTRRVHARALTLFRASAEHRTVAATGVLLYLSLDEHRAEIVADAGIHSRVSPDVWGHAMAVLLAAVKDGRPGDGMAAAVEEIGVVLAEHFPRTGTNPNELPDRLIEL from the coding sequence ATGCGGCTTTCGCAAGAAGATCACGCCAAGGTCACCGCCGCGGTCGCCGCGGCCGAGCAGGCGACCAATGGAGAGATCGTCACGATCGTCGCCCGCCGCTCTGACGCCTATCATGATGTCGGGCTGCATTGGGCCATCCTCGCCATGCTGCTCGTGCTGGCGCTGCTGGCAACGTTTCCGAGCGCGGTTGACGCCGTTCACCTGCTGACCGGCGGATCGTGGAACGAACACGTCTCCACCGCGACTGCACTGACGGTGGCCACCATCCTGTCCGTTGTGGCCTTTCTGCTGGTGCGTTACCTGCTTGCCCTGCCAACGCTGCGCATGGCGCTGACACCCGGCGCGACCAAGACCAGGCGGGTTCATGCCCGCGCGCTCACCCTGTTTCGGGCTAGCGCGGAGCATCGCACCGTCGCTGCGACGGGCGTACTCCTCTACCTCAGCCTTGACGAGCATCGCGCCGAAATCGTCGCTGATGCCGGCATCCACAGCCGTGTCTCGCCCGATGTGTGGGGCCATGCCATGGCGGTCTTGCTGGCGGCGGTGAAGGACGGGCGTCCCGGAGACGGCATGGCAGCCGCCGTCGAGGAAATCGGCGTCGTGCTGGCAGAGCATTTCCCGCGCACAGGCACCAACCCCAATGAACTGCCGGATCGATTGATCGAACTATGA
- a CDS encoding Rrf2 family transcriptional regulator, with translation MLTQRSRYALRSMLFLATMPAGGPPTPMNRIAAEANVPRKFLELILADLRDAGLLHSQRGKMGGYVLSRPAHLISLGEVIRVIEGPLALVPCVSRTAYRPCKDCKSEADCAIRHAMARVRDETARILDGTSLADATAEEMAAA, from the coding sequence ATGCTTACCCAGCGTTCCCGATACGCGCTCCGCTCGATGCTGTTCCTTGCGACCATGCCTGCGGGCGGACCACCCACCCCGATGAACCGCATCGCCGCCGAGGCGAACGTTCCGCGCAAGTTCCTCGAGCTGATCCTGGCGGACCTGCGCGATGCCGGCCTGCTGCACAGCCAGCGGGGCAAGATGGGCGGTTACGTCCTGTCGCGCCCGGCGCATCTGATCTCGCTGGGCGAAGTGATCCGCGTGATCGAAGGGCCGCTGGCGCTCGTCCCCTGCGTCAGCCGCACGGCCTATCGCCCGTGCAAGGATTGCAAGAGCGAGGCGGATTGCGCCATTCGCCACGCCATGGCCCGGGTGCGGGATGAAACCGCGCGCATCCTTGATGGCACCAGCCTGGCGGATGCAACGGCCGAGGAGATGGCCGCGGCGTAA
- the mscL gene encoding large conductance mechanosensitive channel protein MscL, with product MLKEFRAFIARGNVLDLAVAVIIGAAFGKIVTSLTEDVLMPVIGKVFGGLDFSSYFLVLGDVPAALQGSTDYVALKKAGVPLLGYGAFITQAVNFLIVAFIIFMLVRTVNRAVALFEHEKAKTADEPKAEPADVALLREIRDELKARPNV from the coding sequence ATGCTCAAAGAATTCAGGGCGTTCATCGCGCGCGGCAATGTGCTGGATCTCGCCGTGGCGGTGATCATCGGTGCCGCGTTCGGCAAGATCGTGACGTCGCTCACGGAAGACGTGTTGATGCCGGTGATCGGCAAGGTGTTCGGAGGGCTGGACTTTTCCAGCTATTTCCTGGTGCTCGGCGATGTGCCGGCAGCCTTGCAGGGCTCCACCGATTACGTGGCGCTGAAGAAGGCTGGCGTCCCGCTGCTCGGCTATGGAGCGTTCATCACCCAGGCGGTGAACTTCCTGATCGTCGCCTTCATCATTTTCATGCTGGTCCGTACCGTCAACCGAGCGGTGGCCCTGTTCGAGCATGAAAAGGCCAAGACGGCGGACGAGCCCAAGGCGGAACCCGCAGACGTCGCGCTGCTGCGCGAGATTCGCGACGAACTGAAGGCGCGGCCTAACGTCTGA